In the genome of Microbacterium endophyticum, one region contains:
- a CDS encoding OsmC family protein, whose protein sequence is MTILTSDTDPRTSNTSFDADERARRLDAAASAWGNRIDSDRTAAHLTYRVRGTGEGSVATRVRAGAHEFSIDEPAALAGDDTAASPVEIALGAIAACQVVVFRLYSHALGIPFDDIDVTAEGDLDAARLFGKDDSVRAGFSAVRVAIELSGSEPLERYEELRAVVDAHCPVLDLFANPTAVTTSVTKG, encoded by the coding sequence ATGACGATTCTCACTTCAGACACAGACCCGCGAACTTCGAACACGTCCTTCGACGCCGATGAGCGTGCCCGCCGCCTCGATGCCGCAGCATCCGCGTGGGGAAACCGCATTGACTCCGACCGCACTGCTGCTCACTTGACCTACCGGGTGCGGGGCACGGGTGAGGGTTCCGTCGCAACGCGTGTGCGCGCTGGCGCGCACGAATTCTCGATCGACGAACCCGCGGCGCTCGCCGGTGACGACACAGCCGCAAGCCCCGTCGAAATTGCACTCGGCGCGATCGCTGCGTGTCAGGTTGTCGTATTTCGCCTGTACTCCCACGCCCTCGGCATTCCGTTTGACGACATCGATGTGACGGCCGAGGGTGACCTGGATGCCGCACGCCTGTTCGGAAAGGACGATTCGGTGCGTGCGGGCTTCAGCGCCGTGCGGGTGGCAATCGAACTCTCCGGATCTGAGCCGCTGGAGCGCTATGAAGAACTACGCGCAGTCGTTGACGCGCACTGCCCCGTGCTCGATCTGTTCGCCAACCCGACAGCGGTGACAACCAGCGTCACCAAGGGCTAA
- the rhaI gene encoding L-rhamnose isomerase — MSILTSDIQAALAGQSIELPSWAFGNSGTRFKVFATEGTPRTPQEKIADAAEVNRVTALAPSVALHIPWDKVDDYAALRRYAEDLGVSLGTINSNTFQDDDYKFGALTHADDRIRRKAIDHHIECIDIMGATGSRDLKIWLAEGSNYPGQADMRARQDRLHESLTEIYAALGDDQRLVLEYKFFEPSFYHTDVPDWGTSYVQVAALGDKALVCLDTGHHAPGTNIEFIVMQLLRLGKLGSFDFNSRFYADDDLIVGAADPFQLFRIIFEVIRGGGLNNPDVAFMLDQCHNIEKKIPGQIRSVLNVQEMTARALLVDGAALAAAQAANDVLAANAVFMDAFSTDVRPALAEWRESRGLPADPMAAFAASGYQEKIEAERVGGTQAGWGA; from the coding sequence ATGAGTATTTTGACGTCCGACATCCAGGCCGCCCTCGCGGGCCAAAGCATCGAGCTCCCCAGCTGGGCGTTCGGTAACTCCGGCACGCGTTTCAAAGTCTTCGCTACCGAGGGCACCCCGCGCACCCCGCAAGAAAAGATCGCGGATGCCGCAGAGGTCAACCGCGTCACAGCACTCGCTCCTTCGGTCGCGCTCCACATTCCGTGGGACAAGGTCGACGACTACGCAGCCCTCCGCCGCTACGCGGAAGATCTTGGCGTGAGCCTTGGAACCATCAACTCCAACACCTTCCAAGACGACGACTACAAATTCGGCGCCCTGACCCACGCCGACGACCGCATCCGCCGGAAGGCAATCGATCACCACATCGAGTGCATCGACATCATGGGCGCCACCGGCTCACGCGACCTCAAGATCTGGCTGGCCGAGGGGTCCAACTACCCGGGCCAGGCCGACATGCGTGCTCGCCAAGACCGACTCCACGAGTCGCTCACCGAGATCTACGCGGCGCTCGGCGATGACCAGCGCCTCGTGCTCGAATACAAGTTCTTCGAGCCGTCTTTTTACCACACCGATGTTCCCGACTGGGGTACGTCGTACGTGCAGGTGGCGGCGCTCGGCGACAAGGCCCTCGTGTGCCTCGACACCGGGCATCATGCACCCGGCACCAACATCGAGTTCATCGTGATGCAGCTCCTCCGCCTCGGCAAGCTCGGTTCGTTCGACTTCAACTCTCGTTTCTACGCCGACGACGACCTGATTGTGGGGGCCGCCGACCCGTTCCAGCTGTTCCGCATCATCTTCGAGGTCATCCGCGGCGGCGGACTCAACAACCCCGATGTTGCTTTCATGCTCGACCAGTGCCACAACATCGAGAAGAAGATCCCGGGCCAGATCCGCTCGGTTCTCAACGTGCAAGAGATGACTGCTCGTGCACTACTCGTCGACGGCGCAGCTCTCGCCGCAGCGCAGGCCGCAAACGATGTACTCGCAGCCAACGCGGTGTTCATGGATGCCTTCTCAACCGATGTGCGGCCAGCACTGGCCGAGTGGCGCGAATCGCGCGGTCTTCCTGCAGATCCGATGGCAGCGTTTGCAGCCAGCGGCTACCAGGAAAAGATCGAAGCTGAACGCGTCGGCGGCACACAGGCCGGTTGGGGCGCGTAG
- a CDS encoding alpha/beta hydrolase, which translates to MAVPFAAADGLVRVYPADVPTGAGLVWAHGGGFAHGDLDMPEAHAVAETLAAKGTTVISVDYRLVGPGCRYPAPSDDILTAWSWSVANAPALGIDVAKLAIGGASAGANLVTGATLRLLHDGAPVRPALAVLAYPTLLAVQPAPGADLRAALDADPVADRFDPTVVREMYEGFVGGPVDEAPVYVVPGMALPEQVTGFPPTLMINGDVDELRVSGEVFAATLQRAGVSVDVSSEPGTTHGHLNRPAEAAASASLTRIAAALAALPDFLPRTETTKDMS; encoded by the coding sequence ATGGCAGTTCCCTTCGCCGCGGCCGATGGGCTCGTGCGGGTATACCCCGCAGACGTGCCCACTGGCGCTGGCCTCGTTTGGGCGCACGGCGGTGGTTTCGCCCACGGCGACCTCGACATGCCCGAAGCTCATGCTGTCGCTGAGACGCTCGCGGCAAAGGGAACAACTGTCATCTCCGTCGACTACCGGCTGGTCGGCCCCGGATGCCGCTACCCGGCACCGTCCGATGACATCCTGACCGCGTGGTCGTGGTCGGTGGCGAACGCACCCGCGCTCGGAATCGATGTGGCAAAGCTCGCTATCGGCGGAGCAAGCGCCGGCGCGAACCTCGTGACGGGTGCAACGCTTCGCCTCCTCCACGACGGCGCTCCGGTACGCCCAGCCCTTGCCGTGTTGGCCTACCCCACCCTGCTCGCCGTGCAGCCGGCGCCGGGTGCTGATCTTCGCGCGGCGCTCGACGCTGACCCGGTCGCTGATCGGTTCGACCCGACCGTCGTCCGCGAAATGTACGAAGGCTTCGTTGGCGGCCCCGTCGATGAAGCCCCGGTATATGTCGTTCCCGGCATGGCCCTGCCCGAACAGGTAACGGGCTTCCCGCCGACCCTCATGATCAACGGCGATGTTGACGAACTGCGAGTGTCGGGCGAAGTGTTCGCTGCGACCCTGCAGCGCGCGGGCGTTTCCGTTGACGTTTCGAGCGAGCCGGGCACGACCCACGGTCACCTCAACCGGCCCGCCGAGGCTGCGGCATCCGCTTCTCTTACCCGTATCGCCGCAGCTCTTGCGGCGCTTCCCGATTTTCTCCCCCGAACTGAAACCACGAAGGACATGTCATGA
- a CDS encoding circularly permuted type 2 ATP-grasp protein: MGDLFDGYGSKASTRKTAEGLPAFDEMFGGSPRSASLDGSRHAYKELHQALARMTQDELRGRTEALASSYLAQGVTFDFAGEERPFPLDAVPRVIAYDEWAEVERGIKQRVRALEAFLDDIYGRQNCVRDGVIPAQLVASSQYFYRQAYGIHSANGVRIQVSGIDLIRDEHGKMRVLEDNVRVPSGVSYVISNRRVMAQTLPELFVSMAVRPVGEYPNKLLASLRASAPSGIEDPNIVVLTPGVYNSAYFEHTLLARLMGVELVEGRDLFCMGGKVFMRTTRGPRRVDVIYRRVDDDFLDPLQFRADSMLGAPGLMLAARLGNVTIANAVGNGVADDKLLYTYTPDLIRYYLSEEPIIPIVDTWRLEDPGALEEVLDRLDELVVKPVDGSGGKGLVVGPDASPSELEALRKRLIADPRGWIAQPVVMLSTIPTLVEDGMQPRHADLRPFAVNDGDDIWVLPGGLTRVALPEGQLVVNSSQGGGSKDTWVVGGAAPGHVEYGPGHGMAELVADQASGMTEAIPIITEEMLSSDREVKAPESGPEVSHSPKEGARTQVEQQQQEQQQQQARSNGGASC; this comes from the coding sequence ATGGGCGACCTCTTCGACGGATATGGCTCCAAAGCCTCCACACGAAAGACAGCTGAAGGACTGCCTGCTTTCGACGAGATGTTCGGGGGTTCTCCTCGGTCTGCGTCTCTCGATGGTTCGCGACACGCCTATAAAGAGCTGCATCAAGCGTTAGCGCGCATGACTCAAGACGAGTTGCGCGGGCGCACCGAAGCTCTCGCGAGCTCGTACCTTGCGCAGGGCGTGACGTTCGACTTCGCAGGTGAAGAGCGCCCCTTCCCGCTCGACGCAGTACCGCGCGTGATCGCGTATGACGAGTGGGCTGAAGTCGAGCGCGGAATCAAGCAGCGTGTGCGTGCGCTAGAAGCCTTCCTCGATGACATCTACGGGCGTCAGAACTGTGTGCGTGACGGCGTGATCCCGGCGCAGCTCGTCGCGTCATCGCAGTATTTCTACCGCCAGGCTTACGGCATCCACTCCGCCAACGGTGTGCGCATCCAGGTATCGGGTATCGACCTGATTCGCGACGAACACGGCAAGATGCGCGTTCTCGAGGACAACGTGCGCGTGCCCTCCGGTGTGAGCTACGTGATTTCCAACCGCCGCGTCATGGCGCAGACTCTCCCCGAGCTCTTCGTCTCGATGGCGGTTCGTCCCGTGGGCGAATACCCCAACAAGCTGCTCGCATCACTTCGTGCATCCGCACCGTCGGGCATCGAAGACCCGAACATCGTTGTTCTCACGCCGGGCGTCTACAACTCGGCGTACTTCGAACACACGCTTCTGGCACGACTCATGGGCGTCGAACTCGTCGAGGGCCGTGACCTTTTCTGCATGGGCGGAAAAGTCTTCATGCGCACCACGAGGGGTCCGCGTCGCGTCGACGTGATCTATCGCCGGGTCGATGACGACTTCCTCGATCCGCTGCAATTCCGGGCCGACTCGATGCTCGGGGCCCCCGGCCTCATGCTCGCAGCACGCCTCGGCAACGTCACGATCGCCAACGCGGTGGGTAACGGTGTCGCCGACGACAAGCTGCTGTACACCTATACCCCCGACCTCATCCGCTACTACCTTTCGGAAGAGCCGATCATCCCGATCGTCGACACCTGGCGTCTCGAAGATCCGGGTGCGCTTGAAGAGGTGCTCGACCGACTCGACGAACTCGTTGTGAAGCCGGTTGACGGCTCGGGCGGTAAGGGGCTCGTCGTCGGCCCCGATGCGTCGCCGTCAGAACTCGAGGCGCTGAGAAAGCGCCTCATTGCTGATCCCCGCGGGTGGATCGCGCAACCGGTCGTCATGCTTTCGACGATTCCGACGCTCGTTGAAGACGGAATGCAGCCGCGGCACGCAGATCTCAGACCATTCGCGGTCAACGACGGCGATGACATTTGGGTGCTCCCCGGCGGCCTCACTCGCGTCGCGCTCCCCGAGGGTCAGCTGGTCGTCAACTCGAGCCAGGGTGGTGGGTCGAAAGACACGTGGGTCGTCGGCGGTGCTGCTCCCGGCCACGTCGAGTATGGCCCCGGGCACGGCATGGCAGAGCTCGTCGCCGATCAGGCCTCGGGTATGACGGAGGCGATCCCGATCATCACCGAAGAGATGCTCTCTTCAGATCGGGAGGTGAAGGCTCCGGAATCAGGACCTGAAGTCTCACACTCGCCCAAGGAGGGTGCTCGCACGCAGGTCGAACAACAGCAGCAAGAACAGCAGCAACAGCAGGCTCGATCGAACGGTGGTGCGTCATGCTGA
- a CDS encoding transglutaminase family protein, with amino-acid sequence MKRLRIEHETGFSYQGEVSASYNEARMLPGTTDSQFVLSSSLDIEPSTSVNSYVDYFGTRVSAFDVLSRHTDLKITARSLVEVRPRPIEHSDISWERLSREAARTIETVEQMVQSARTAPHPEVVEIAKSIAARHTDPSRAAHDIAMAIGDAVEYVTGVTGVHSTGAEAWEARKGVCQDLAHIVIGALRAVGIPARYVSGYLHPKPQAEVGVAVEGESHAWVEWFSGEWQGFDPTNNIEIGDRHVLVGRARDYNDVPPLRGVYGGTFKGGLNVNVTITREA; translated from the coding sequence ATGAAGCGTCTCAGGATCGAACACGAAACCGGGTTCTCGTATCAGGGCGAAGTGTCGGCGTCGTATAACGAAGCGCGGATGCTGCCTGGTACTACCGACAGTCAGTTCGTGCTGAGTTCATCGCTCGACATCGAGCCCTCGACGTCGGTCAACTCTTACGTCGACTATTTCGGCACGAGAGTCTCGGCGTTCGACGTGCTCTCGCGCCATACCGATCTCAAGATCACGGCTCGCTCTCTCGTTGAAGTACGCCCGCGCCCGATCGAGCACTCCGACATCTCTTGGGAGCGATTGAGTCGCGAAGCAGCGCGCACGATTGAGACGGTCGAGCAGATGGTGCAGAGCGCCCGCACGGCGCCGCACCCCGAGGTCGTCGAGATCGCCAAGTCGATTGCCGCGCGCCACACCGACCCGAGTCGGGCCGCTCACGACATCGCGATGGCGATCGGCGATGCCGTCGAATACGTGACGGGTGTCACGGGCGTGCACTCGACCGGTGCTGAAGCCTGGGAGGCCCGAAAGGGTGTCTGTCAGGACCTCGCACACATCGTGATCGGGGCTCTTCGCGCCGTGGGGATCCCGGCGCGATACGTCTCGGGATACCTGCATCCGAAACCGCAGGCCGAGGTCGGCGTTGCCGTCGAAGGCGAGTCGCACGCGTGGGTCGAGTGGTTCTCGGGCGAATGGCAGGGTTTTGACCCGACCAACAACATCGAGATCGGTGACCGCCATGTGCTGGTCGGCCGCGCTCGCGACTACAACGACGTCCCGCCGCTCCGCGGCGTATACGGCGGAACCTTCAAGGGCGGACTCAACGTCAACGTCACAATCACCCGCGAAGCCTAG
- a CDS encoding rhamnulokinase gives MSRGAAAGAVAAVDLGATSGRVIVGHVGADTLDMTQVARFPNDPVRTSDGLHWNILGLYGAATAGLREAFRVAPDITSIGIDSWAVDYALLRNGRMLGDPFHYRDERTAAGVDAVHTLLPHSELFERNGLQFLPFNTLYQLASEPSELLNFADTALLIPDLLGFWLTGVARAEVTNASTTGLLRALDHRRDDALIARLGLPQGILPPLIAPGETLGTLLPEVAAALGARPDAAVTAIGSHDTASAVVAVPMQADAAAYISCGTWGLVGVEVARPVLTSEALAANFTNEGGVDGRVRLLHNVMGLWVLSEAVRTWERAGHTIDLPTLLDSAEEVSEPSPVFDVNDPRFLAPGDMPARIDEWCAEHDIRPPRTRAEYARSIVESLAQAFADAALEAGRLGGVDVRTIHIVGGGSLNELLCQRTADRAGLPVLAGPVEATALGNVLVQARATGLVSGSLESLRHLVARTHAPRRFTPRAS, from the coding sequence ATGAGCCGTGGCGCGGCCGCCGGCGCTGTTGCCGCGGTAGATCTCGGCGCAACCAGCGGCCGCGTCATCGTTGGGCACGTCGGGGCCGACACACTCGATATGACCCAGGTCGCCCGGTTTCCGAACGACCCCGTGCGCACCTCCGACGGGTTGCACTGGAACATTCTCGGGCTCTACGGCGCCGCGACCGCGGGGCTCCGCGAAGCGTTCCGGGTGGCGCCGGACATCACAAGCATTGGCATCGACTCGTGGGCTGTCGACTATGCGCTCCTTCGCAACGGGCGCATGCTCGGCGATCCCTTCCACTACCGCGATGAGCGCACCGCCGCGGGCGTCGATGCCGTACACACTCTGCTGCCGCACAGCGAACTTTTCGAGCGCAACGGCCTGCAGTTCCTCCCTTTCAACACGCTCTACCAATTGGCATCCGAGCCGTCGGAGCTGCTGAACTTCGCCGACACCGCGCTGCTGATTCCTGACCTCCTCGGGTTTTGGCTCACGGGTGTCGCGCGCGCCGAAGTGACGAACGCTTCGACAACCGGCTTGCTGCGTGCACTCGATCACCGCCGGGATGACGCCCTCATCGCGCGGCTCGGTCTGCCGCAGGGCATTCTTCCGCCCCTCATCGCACCGGGTGAGACGCTCGGCACGCTGCTGCCCGAAGTCGCGGCAGCGCTCGGCGCTCGGCCGGACGCTGCGGTAACCGCAATCGGATCGCACGACACGGCATCCGCTGTGGTCGCTGTACCGATGCAAGCGGATGCCGCGGCCTACATCTCATGCGGAACCTGGGGACTCGTCGGGGTTGAAGTGGCGCGCCCAGTACTCACATCGGAAGCGCTCGCTGCAAACTTCACGAACGAAGGCGGTGTGGACGGGCGAGTACGACTGCTTCACAACGTGATGGGACTGTGGGTGCTCAGCGAGGCAGTTCGCACGTGGGAGCGTGCGGGCCACACGATCGATCTGCCGACCCTGCTCGACTCGGCTGAAGAGGTGTCGGAGCCAAGCCCCGTTTTCGATGTCAACGACCCGCGTTTTCTCGCACCGGGCGACATGCCCGCGCGTATCGATGAGTGGTGTGCCGAGCACGACATCCGTCCTCCTCGCACTCGTGCAGAGTACGCGCGCAGCATCGTCGAGTCGCTCGCGCAGGCTTTCGCCGACGCCGCTCTCGAAGCCGGCCGCCTCGGCGGAGTTGACGTACGGACGATACATATCGTCGGTGGCGGGTCGCTCAACGAACTGCTGTGTCAGCGGACTGCTGACCGTGCCGGGCTGCCGGTGCTCGCAGGCCCCGTCGAAGCGACGGCCCTTGGCAATGTGCTCGTGCAGGCACGCGCGACGGGACTCGTTAGCGGTTCACTGGAGTCACTGCGACACCTCGTCGCACGCACTCACGCACCACGAAGGTTCACGCCGCGCGCCTCGTGA
- a CDS encoding alpha-E domain-containing protein produces MLSRIAESLFWIGRYIERSDGTARILDVHLQLLLEDQWIDEDTACRSLLTVMGSQPPAGLKKVTRQDVLDLLAVDRTNSSSIVYSMTAARENARRAREIVSTELWECLNTNNARMPRRLSTDKVHDFFQWVRERTALAVGIVDSSTSRDEAWQFFTLGRSIERADMTARLLATRSLTEVSGPSWTTILRSCAAYEPYLRTYRGMPSAQNAAEFLLLDRLFPRSIIYSIAQAEECMRAIDPRADRVGHSNQVQRALGRIRNDLEYRPVSEILDDLPGEMLRVQTVTREASEAIRGRFFPTQAEPSWMGEIS; encoded by the coding sequence ATGCTGAGCCGCATCGCAGAGTCCCTGTTCTGGATTGGCCGCTACATCGAGCGCAGCGACGGCACCGCCCGCATTCTCGATGTGCACCTTCAGCTGCTGCTCGAAGACCAGTGGATCGATGAAGACACCGCGTGCCGTTCACTGCTCACCGTCATGGGTTCGCAGCCACCGGCTGGGTTGAAGAAAGTCACGCGCCAGGACGTGCTCGATCTTCTCGCCGTCGATCGCACCAACTCTTCAAGCATCGTCTATTCGATGACAGCGGCGCGCGAGAACGCTCGTCGTGCCCGTGAAATCGTCTCGACGGAGCTCTGGGAGTGCCTCAACACCAACAACGCGCGGATGCCGCGGCGCCTTTCCACCGACAAGGTCCACGACTTCTTCCAGTGGGTGCGTGAGCGCACAGCGCTCGCCGTCGGCATCGTCGATTCGTCAACGAGCCGCGATGAAGCGTGGCAGTTCTTCACCCTGGGTCGCAGCATCGAACGGGCGGATATGACGGCGCGCTTGCTCGCAACGCGCTCGCTGACCGAAGTCTCGGGCCCGTCGTGGACCACGATCCTGCGGTCGTGCGCAGCCTACGAGCCTTACCTTCGCACGTATCGCGGTATGCCGAGTGCGCAGAACGCTGCCGAGTTCCTTCTCCTTGACCGGCTCTTCCCCCGCTCGATCATCTATTCGATCGCGCAAGCCGAAGAGTGCATGCGGGCGATCGATCCGCGGGCGGACCGCGTTGGCCACTCCAACCAGGTGCAGCGGGCGCTCGGACGTATTCGCAACGACCTCGAGTACCGCCCAGTGAGCGAGATTCTTGATGACCTTCCGGGAGAGATGTTGCGGGTGCAGACAGTGACGCGCGAGGCATCCGAAGCTATTCGGGGTCGGTTCTTTCCCACGCAAGCCGAGCCCAGCTGGATGGGAGAGATTTCATGA
- a CDS encoding bifunctional aldolase/short-chain dehydrogenase, protein MTNPAAADLIARSNRLGADPKTTNYAGGNTSAKGIATDPVTGQDVELMWVKGSGGDLGTLAEKGLAVLRLDRMRALVDVYPGLDREDEMVAAFDYCLHGKGGAAPSIDTAMHGLVDAAHVDHLHPDAGIAIATAADGPALTEKIFGEKVVWVPWRRPGFQLGLDIAEIKAQNPRAVGCILGGHGITAWGDSSDEAETNSLWIIDTATAYIAEHGKAQPFGEVVTGFEALPEVDRRTRAAALAPTIRGLASTDKPMVGHFTDSDVVLDFLASEKLTQLSALGTSCPDHFLRTKVKPMVLDLPASATIDEQIARLKELHEAYRADYQAYYDAHATDDSPAIRGADPLIVLVPGIGMFSYGANKQTARVAGEFYVNAINVMRGAEALSTYAPISDAEKFRIEYWALEEAKLQRMPKPKSHQGRIAFVTGAASGIGKAIATRLAAEGACVVVADLDLEKAQAVASELGGSDVAIGVAANVADADGVQAAIDATVLAFGGIDLVVNNAGLSLSKPLLETTEKDWDLQHDVMAKGSFLVSRAAAKALIEQGMGGDVIYISSKNSVFAGPNNIAYSATKADQAHQVRLLAVELGAYGVRVNGINPDGVVRGSGIFAAGWGANRAATYGVNEEDLGQYYANRTILKREVVPENVADAVFVLTGPELTRTTGLHIPVDSGVAAAFLR, encoded by the coding sequence ATGACCAATCCGGCAGCAGCTGACCTCATCGCGCGGAGTAATCGTCTGGGCGCTGACCCGAAGACCACCAACTACGCGGGTGGCAACACATCGGCCAAGGGCATCGCGACCGACCCGGTGACGGGTCAAGATGTTGAGCTCATGTGGGTGAAGGGTTCGGGCGGCGACCTGGGCACCCTCGCCGAAAAGGGCCTCGCTGTGCTGCGACTTGACCGCATGCGCGCCCTCGTCGACGTCTACCCGGGCCTCGACCGCGAAGACGAAATGGTTGCGGCCTTTGACTACTGCCTCCACGGCAAGGGCGGTGCCGCACCCTCGATCGATACCGCGATGCACGGTCTTGTTGATGCAGCACACGTCGATCACCTGCACCCCGATGCGGGTATCGCAATTGCAACGGCCGCCGACGGGCCCGCTCTCACGGAAAAGATTTTCGGCGAGAAGGTCGTGTGGGTGCCGTGGCGTCGGCCCGGGTTCCAGCTCGGTCTCGACATCGCCGAGATCAAGGCACAGAACCCTCGGGCTGTCGGCTGCATTCTCGGCGGCCACGGTATTACTGCGTGGGGCGACAGCTCCGACGAAGCCGAGACCAACTCGCTCTGGATCATCGACACCGCAACGGCATATATCGCGGAGCACGGCAAAGCGCAGCCGTTCGGCGAGGTTGTCACAGGCTTCGAGGCTTTGCCCGAGGTCGATCGTCGTACACGCGCTGCGGCTCTTGCCCCCACCATCCGTGGACTCGCCTCAACCGACAAGCCGATGGTCGGCCACTTCACCGACAGCGATGTTGTGCTCGACTTTCTCGCGAGCGAAAAGCTCACTCAGCTTTCGGCTCTCGGCACGAGTTGCCCCGATCACTTCCTCCGCACGAAGGTCAAGCCGATGGTGCTCGATCTTCCGGCGAGCGCGACGATCGACGAGCAGATCGCGCGGCTGAAAGAGCTGCATGAGGCGTACCGCGCCGACTACCAGGCGTATTACGACGCCCACGCGACGGACGATTCCCCCGCCATCCGGGGCGCTGATCCGCTCATCGTGCTCGTGCCAGGTATCGGCATGTTCTCCTATGGTGCCAACAAGCAGACCGCACGCGTTGCCGGCGAGTTCTACGTCAACGCCATCAACGTCATGCGCGGCGCCGAGGCTCTCTCGACCTATGCGCCGATCTCCGATGCCGAGAAGTTCCGCATCGAATATTGGGCTCTCGAAGAGGCAAAACTGCAGCGGATGCCGAAGCCCAAATCCCATCAGGGGCGCATCGCATTCGTGACAGGAGCCGCCAGCGGTATCGGCAAGGCGATCGCCACCCGTTTGGCGGCCGAGGGTGCGTGTGTCGTTGTCGCAGACCTCGACCTCGAAAAGGCACAGGCCGTGGCATCCGAACTCGGTGGCAGCGATGTCGCGATCGGCGTCGCCGCGAACGTTGCCGACGCCGACGGCGTGCAGGCGGCGATCGACGCGACAGTGCTCGCGTTCGGCGGCATCGACCTGGTCGTCAACAACGCCGGGCTGTCACTGTCTAAACCGCTGCTTGAAACCACAGAGAAGGACTGGGATCTGCAGCACGACGTCATGGCGAAAGGATCGTTCCTCGTCTCGCGCGCGGCGGCGAAAGCACTCATCGAGCAGGGCATGGGCGGCGACGTCATCTATATCTCGTCGAAGAACTCGGTGTTCGCCGGTCCCAACAACATCGCCTATTCGGCGACCAAGGCCGATCAGGCGCACCAGGTGCGTTTGCTCGCCGTGGAGCTCGGCGCCTACGGCGTGCGCGTCAACGGCATCAACCCCGATGGCGTTGTACGGGGCTCCGGTATCTTCGCCGCCGGTTGGGGCGCGAACCGCGCAGCGACCTACGGTGTCAATGAGGAAGATCTCGGTCAGTACTACGCCAACCGCACGATCTTGAAGCGCGAAGTCGTGCCCGAGAACGTCGCCGACGCTGTCTTCGTGCTGACGGGCCCTGAGCTCACTCGCACAACGGGCCTCCACATCCCCGTCGACTCCGGCGTCGCCGCCGCGTTCCTCCGATGA
- a CDS encoding L-rhamnose mutarotase: MTSAKKPSRVCFQLQIDPTQLDEYLARHSPVWPEMLAEIAASGRRNYSLFLGPGATLIGYYETDDDAAAQDYLAASPIAARWEAEMARFFIGLSGRPDQAATPLTEVFNLHDQLTASATNESTTP, translated from the coding sequence ATGACGAGTGCCAAGAAGCCTTCACGCGTGTGCTTTCAGTTGCAGATTGACCCGACACAACTCGACGAATACCTCGCTCGCCACAGCCCGGTATGGCCCGAAATGCTCGCCGAGATTGCGGCATCCGGTCGGCGCAACTACTCGCTTTTTCTCGGTCCGGGCGCGACCCTGATCGGCTACTACGAAACCGACGATGACGCCGCAGCCCAGGACTACCTCGCGGCCTCGCCCATCGCCGCGCGCTGGGAAGCCGAAATGGCCCGATTTTTCATTGGCCTGAGTGGTCGCCCCGACCAGGCCGCAACCCCGCTTACCGAAGTTTTCAATCTTCACGATCAGCTGACGGCATCCGCTACAAACGAGAGCACGACACCATGA
- a CDS encoding DUF1345 domain-containing protein, whose amino-acid sequence MPTHQRHTGALVIALRLADIVVQIALIAIGSLFLLGDASAEAVVGWLLLWCSVGSLYWVATVAISAWTVEHPVPRESAVAEALDQWPAVRWITTIANLTASSMGLWAAAVLILFRDDPDWAGTVKVVAVWAMLLSWALFHWGFTRVYQRRYNAAIEKPLRFPATEHPRLVDFLYFSFTCGTAFSVSDVEVRTTSMRWIVMWHTVIGFFLNALIIVLAVNTIIS is encoded by the coding sequence ATGCCCACACATCAGCGCCATACGGGCGCACTAGTGATCGCGTTGCGGCTCGCCGACATCGTGGTGCAGATCGCACTTATCGCAATCGGATCGCTCTTCTTGTTGGGCGATGCGAGCGCTGAGGCAGTTGTCGGATGGCTCTTGTTGTGGTGCAGCGTTGGCAGTCTCTATTGGGTTGCGACTGTCGCAATTTCGGCCTGGACTGTGGAGCATCCGGTGCCCCGAGAAAGTGCAGTTGCTGAGGCGCTCGACCAGTGGCCTGCTGTGCGGTGGATCACGACAATCGCCAACCTGACGGCAAGCTCAATGGGGCTCTGGGCGGCCGCCGTGCTCATTCTGTTCCGTGATGATCCGGACTGGGCTGGCACGGTCAAAGTTGTCGCCGTATGGGCGATGTTGCTCTCATGGGCGCTTTTCCACTGGGGCTTTACGCGCGTCTACCAGCGTCGCTATAACGCGGCTATCGAAAAGCCCCTGCGTTTTCCGGCAACGGAGCATCCTCGCCTCGTCGACTTCTTGTACTTCTCGTTCACGTGCGGCACGGCATTCTCGGTGTCCGATGTCGAGGTGCGCACAACGTCGATGCGTTGGATCGTCATGTGGCACACGGTGATCGGCTTCTTCCTCAATGCGCTCATCATCGTGCTCGCGGTCAACACAATCATCAGCTGA